One Rosa chinensis cultivar Old Blush chromosome 5, RchiOBHm-V2, whole genome shotgun sequence genomic region harbors:
- the LOC121049082 gene encoding uncharacterized protein LOC121049082: MQQHTHSAGARPYVQHALVASKGGKELSLIQNWGEKHKDNNQEWINEAAKNKYEKTEAERNALIEKLYQEAPEGTAHDSIKLTLEAGYPIMAKELGRKGRMIHDIGNIPHIRSNIRRVSACGCNNSEVAELRDLIDQLTFNMLSMKEQNGLLKAQVEC; this comes from the exons ATGCAACAACATACTCATAGTGCTGGTGCACGGCCATACGTTCAACATGCTTTGGTGGCCTCTAAG GGTGGGAAGGAGTTGTCACTCATACAGAATTGGGGAGAGAAACACAAGGATAATAATCAAGAATGGATCAATGAGGCTGCCAAGAACAAATAT GAGAAGACGGAGGCTGAGAGGAATGCCCTTATAGAGAAGTTATACCAAGAGGCACCTGAGGGTACTGCACATGATTCTATCAAACTGACTTTGGAAGCTGGGTACCCAATAATGGCTAAGGAGCTTGGGAGGAAGGGTAGGATGATCCATGACATTGGTAACATCCCTCACATACGTTCTAACATACGCAGAGTATCTGCATGTGGTTGCAACAATTCTGAGGTAGCTGAATTGCGTGATCTTATCGACCAACTTACCTTTAACATGCTCAGTATGAAGGAACAAAATGGACTACTGAAGGCTCAAGTGGAATGTTGA